The genomic stretch TTGACAAGCACGGGGCACTCTCCACCTTTATCGGACGTCTTATTCCTGCCGTCCGCCAGCTTATCTCCATTCCTGCCGGTCTGGCCAAGATGAAATTATCCACTTTCCTGCTGTACACAACGCTGGGAGCAGGTATCTGGAATGCCATTCTGGCGGCTATCGGTTACTATCTGCAATCAGTGGTTCCCGAAGAGCAGTTATTGAGTACCGTAACCGAATACAGTCACGAGTTAGGATATTGCTTCATTGCTATCGGTGTTTTAGTGGTAGGTTTCTTGATTTACAAAGGAAGAAAATAAAAAAGAATGAACTTTTTTCCATTTAAATTTGTTATCATTACAGTATCGAACTAAAATATAATAAAATTATGGCAAAAACAGCATTTAAAGGAGCACCGGTGACATTGGCCGGAGAATTTGTAAAAGTAGGAACTTCAGCTCCGGAATTTACATTGGTAAAAGGAGACTTAAGCAATTATACATTAAAGGATGGTAAAGGCAAGTACCTGATTCTGAACATTTTTCCCAGTCTGGATACAGGTGTATGCGCTACTTCCGTACGCAAGTTCAATCAGTTGGCTGCAAACCAGCCCAATACGGTAGTGTTGGCTATCTCTAAAGACCTGCCATTCGCCCAGGGCCGCTTCTGCACCACCGAAGGGATCAGTAACGTTATTCCTTTGTCTGATTATCGCTATACTTCCGATTTTGCTGAAAAATATGGTGTTCTGATGACCGACGGTCCTTTGGCAGGATTATTGGCACGTTCGGTAGTAGTGGTTGACCCGGAAGGAAAAGTGGTTTATACCGAACTTGTTCCCGAAATAACCCAGGAACCGGATTATGAAGCTGCATTAAAAGCAGTAAAATAAAAAGCAGTAAAATAAAAAGCTCCCGAAGGAATAAAGAAAACGGCAGAAGATTTTGTCAATCTGTCTGCATAGGTTTTGGTGGTTTCGGGCATAACTTCAAGAAGTTATGCCCGAAACTTTTATATGTTATGCCGGAAAGATCTATCATCTTGCATACAAACGATCTATAATCTTACACCCGAAAGATCTATCATCTTGCATCTTCATCTTCTAAGACAAATACCATTGATACATTCGGTGTACTCCCTCTTCTATATCAATCTTATGCTGCCATCCCAGACTATGCAATTTGCTTACATCCGTCAGCTTGCGCATAGTGCCGTCGGGCTTCGTAGCGTCAAAAGTCAGTTTGCCTTGATAGCCCACTTCTTTGACAATCTTATCCGCCAATTGAGCGATGGTGATTTCTTTTCCCGTACCGATATTGATATGGCAGTTACGGATATCCTTGGAACCGGGTGTGTATGTATCCTTAAAGTCCACATGCTCCATGATATAGACACTGGCATCGGCCATTTCCTCACTCCATAAGAATTCACGCAACGGCTTGCCTGTACCCCATAAGGTCACTTCCTGTCCGGAGATGCCGTATTTTTTCAATACAGCCAGAATTTCCTCATCCGTATTCAAACCGCTTACTCCCTCCACAGGGCGGAGATTCATATCTTTACGCACCGCATCCCAATCTCCTTCATTCAGGCATTTTCCCAAATGAATCTTACGAATCATGGCAGGCAGCACATGGCTGTTCTCCAAATGGAAATTATCATTGGGACCGTAAAGGTTCGTGGGCATCACGGCTATGTAATTGGTTCCATATTGCAGGTTAAAGCTTTCGCACATCTTCAATCCCGCAATCTTCGCAATAGCGTATGGTTCGTTGGTGTACTCCAACGGTGAAGTCAGCAACACCTCTTCCTTCATGGGTTGTCCGGCATCACGAGGGTAAATGCAAGTGCTTCCCAAAAACAAGAGTTTCTTTACATTGTGACGGAAGCTCTCTCCTATCACATTCTGCTGAATCTGCAAGTTCTGATAAATAAAATCGGCACGGTAAAGACTGTTCGCCATGATACCGCCCACATGTGCCGCCGCTAAAATGACATACCGGGGCTGCTCTTCATCAAAGAACTCCTTCACAGCCTGCCCGTCCAGCAGATCCAGTTCTTTGTGAGAACGGCCTACCAGATTGGTATATCCTTTTTGCTGCAAATTATTCCATATAGCAGAACCCACCAGTCCGTGGTGTCCTGCTACATATATCTTGGCTGTTTTTTCCATTATTCCGCTATTTGAGCCTTTAAATATAGTTTCTTCACGAACTTCATATCATGCTTCACCATGATTTTCACCAGTTCGGGGAAAGAAGTCTTACGGGGATTCCAGCCCAATAAGGTTTTGGCTTTAGTGGGATCACCCAGCAACTGCTCCACTTCGGCAGGACGGAAATACTTAGGATCGACGGCAACCAGTTCCTTGCCCGTCGCCACATCGATGCCTCTTTCATCCACCCCTTTGCCTTCCCAGCGCAACTCAATGCCCACTTCCTTGAAGGCCAAGGTACAGAACTCGCGCACCGTATGATACTCGCCGGTCGCAATAACAAAATCTTCGGGAGTATCGTGCTGAAGAATCATCCACATACACTCCACATAATCTTTGGCATAGCCCCAGTCACGCAAAGAATCCAGATTTCCCAGATACAGTTTGTCCTGATATCCCTGGGCTATACGTGCGGCAGCCAAAGTAATCTTGCGTGTTACAAAGTTTTCACCACGACGTTCGCTCTCATGGTTGAACAGGATGCCGTTCACGGCAAACATACCGTAACTTTCACGATAATTCTTGGTAATCCAGAAACCATACTGCTTGGCCACCCCATACGGAGAACGGGGATAGAAAGGAGTCGTTTCCTTCTGAGGGACTTCCTGCACCAGTCCGAACAACTCGGAGGTAGATGCCTGATAAATCTTGGTCTTTTTTTCCAAACCCAGGATCCGGACAGCTTCCAACATACGCAGCGTGCCTACCGCATCCGCTTCCGCAGTGTACTCGGGCACATCGAAACTTACTTTCACATGGCTCTGAGCAGCCAGATTATAGATTTCATCGGGCTGTACAGCCTGAATGATACGTATCAGCGAACTACTGTCGGTCATATCCCCCCAATGCAGGTTCACCAGACGGGTCTTTTGCATATCACGAACCCACTCGTCCAGATAGAGATGTTCTATACGACCTGTGTTGAATGAAGAAGAACGGCGCAGAATACCGTGAACCTCATATCCCTTTTCAATCAAAAACTCTGCCAGGAATGAACCGTCCTGACCTGTAATACCTGAAATTAAAGCAACTTTTTTCATTTCGTTTATTGTAAATGGCCTCATGCAGGCCTTCTAAGTTAGTTCATATCACATAGCTATCTACCGCTATCTGCCTTTCGGCATGACAAAGGACAAAATGACCAAACAGAACGGCAGATAACAGACAGCATACACTCCATGTATGCAGAAATAAAATATATACAAGAAAGAATACTTACTCCGCCGAGAATTCTTTGATGCGCTGTTCCTCGCTCAACCGGCAGATCAACAATGTGTTATTCTTCTCAGCAACGATATATCCGTCCAGTCCCTGTACCACCACCCTCTTTTCCTGTGTAGTGTGAATCACACAGTTACGGGTTTCATACAACTTTATATTCTCACCTATCTGCGTATTATTATGGGCATCTTTCGGCAAATTCTCGTGCAACGATCCCCAAGTACCCAAATCACTCCATCCAAAGCTGGCAGGAAGGACAAAAATCTCATCCGCCTTCTCCATAATGGCATAATCCACCGAAATGTTCTCGCACAAAGGGAAATTCTGGTTAATCATTTCCTGCTCCTTGTCCGTATAATAATAAGGAAGCAAACGCTCGAACACCTTCGAAATGGCAGGCTGATATACGCGCAGGGCATTCACCACCGTATTTACATTCCACACAAAAATACCGGCATTCCAGAAGAAATTATTTTTTTGAATATAGCGCCGGGCTGTTTCCAGATCAGGTTTCTCTTTAAAAGAATACACCCGGAATACTTCCTTATTGGCGGTAGAAGGTACACTGAGATCAGCTTCAATGTAACCGTAGCCCGTCTCAGGACGAGTAGGTTTCATGCCCAGGGTAAGGATAGCGTCCGAATCGGCCGTAAAATTCATCGCCGAATTAATCACCCGCTGAAACTCCGCAATATTCATCACAATGTGGTCGCTGGGGGTCACCACCATATTGGCCTTAGGATTACGTGCCTTTATTTTCCAACTGACGTATGCTATACAAGGAGCCGTATTGCGACGGCAAGGCTCACGCAAGATATGATCATCAGCAATATC from Phocaeicola dorei encodes the following:
- the tpx gene encoding thiol peroxidase, giving the protein MAKTAFKGAPVTLAGEFVKVGTSAPEFTLVKGDLSNYTLKDGKGKYLILNIFPSLDTGVCATSVRKFNQLAANQPNTVVLAISKDLPFAQGRFCTTEGISNVIPLSDYRYTSDFAEKYGVLMTDGPLAGLLARSVVVVDPEGKVVYTELVPEITQEPDYEAALKAVK
- a CDS encoding GDP-L-fucose synthase family protein, whose amino-acid sequence is MEKTAKIYVAGHHGLVGSAIWNNLQQKGYTNLVGRSHKELDLLDGQAVKEFFDEEQPRYVILAAAHVGGIMANSLYRADFIYQNLQIQQNVIGESFRHNVKKLLFLGSTCIYPRDAGQPMKEEVLLTSPLEYTNEPYAIAKIAGLKMCESFNLQYGTNYIAVMPTNLYGPNDNFHLENSHVLPAMIRKIHLGKCLNEGDWDAVRKDMNLRPVEGVSGLNTDEEILAVLKKYGISGQEVTLWGTGKPLREFLWSEEMADASVYIMEHVDFKDTYTPGSKDIRNCHINIGTGKEITIAQLADKIVKEVGYQGKLTFDATKPDGTMRKLTDVSKLHSLGWQHKIDIEEGVHRMYQWYLS
- the gmd gene encoding GDP-mannose 4,6-dehydratase, yielding MKKVALISGITGQDGSFLAEFLIEKGYEVHGILRRSSSFNTGRIEHLYLDEWVRDMQKTRLVNLHWGDMTDSSSLIRIIQAVQPDEIYNLAAQSHVKVSFDVPEYTAEADAVGTLRMLEAVRILGLEKKTKIYQASTSELFGLVQEVPQKETTPFYPRSPYGVAKQYGFWITKNYRESYGMFAVNGILFNHESERRGENFVTRKITLAAARIAQGYQDKLYLGNLDSLRDWGYAKDYVECMWMILQHDTPEDFVIATGEYHTVREFCTLAFKEVGIELRWEGKGVDERGIDVATGKELVAVDPKYFRPAEVEQLLGDPTKAKTLLGWNPRKTSFPELVKIMVKHDMKFVKKLYLKAQIAE
- a CDS encoding mannose-1-phosphate guanylyltransferase produces the protein MNIKNNHLVIMAGGVGSRFWPMSTPDYPKQFIDVLGCGRTLIQLTADRFQGICPPENIWVVTSEKYADTVKEQLPDIADDHILREPCRRNTAPCIAYVSWKIKARNPKANMVVTPSDHIVMNIAEFQRVINSAMNFTADSDAILTLGMKPTRPETGYGYIEADLSVPSTANKEVFRVYSFKEKPDLETARRYIQKNNFFWNAGIFVWNVNTVVNALRVYQPAISKVFERLLPYYYTDKEQEMINQNFPLCENISVDYAIMEKADEIFVLPASFGWSDLGTWGSLHENLPKDAHNNTQIGENIKLYETRNCVIHTTQEKRVVVQGLDGYIVAEKNNTLLICRLSEEQRIKEFSAE